A window of Thermodesulfovibrionales bacterium genomic DNA:
TCGTTATGGTCAGGAACCGTATCCTCTTTCTGTCCACACCTCCTGTTAGGTCTTCAAAGGAAATGCCGGTTATGAATGAGACATAGGATGGAACAAGGGGAAGCACACAGGGCGAAAGGAAGGAGAAAAAACCAGCAACGAAGGCCAGAGCGAAAGAAACATCTTTCACTGAGCCCACCATTTCATGGATAACTCGGAACCTATTGAGCAGCGCATTCCGTCGTATCTCCCTTGATCTTTTCGACGGCGTGGGGGATGACAGCGAGTATTGTGCTCAGGTTCTCCTGCACCGCCTTCGGACTGCCCGGAAGGTTAATGATCAACGTCTGCCCCCTAATTCCTGCTATTGCCCTTGAAAGCATTGACCTCGGTGTCTTCTTCATGCCTTCAGAACGCATCATCTCGGCAATGCCCGGTACCTCTCTCTCGATGACCTCTCTCGTAGCGTCAGGAGTCACATCCCTCGGGCTGAGACCCGTTCCGCCCGTTGTCAGTATCAAATCGACCTTTTCTGCGTATTCGACCAATCTCTTCTTTATCATCTCTTTTTCGTCCGGCAAGATCTCGTACTGTTTCACTTCGGCCCCGATGTCCGCCAGCATCTCTCCGATCATCGGACCGCTCAGGTCTTTTCGCTCGCCCCTTGACCCCTTATCGCTCAATGTCAGAACGGCAACGGTAATCATCCTGCTCGGCCTGCTATGATTTCATCTCCCTCCTTCACCCTTCCGCCCTTTATGACTCTGACGAAAATCCCTTCCTTCGGCATGACACAGTCCCCGGCCTGATAGTATATCGCACACCGTGTATGGCATTCTTTTCCTATCTGACTCACCTCAACCTCTATGTCATCGCCGATCGTCAGGTGCGTGCCAAGAGGCAGACTGGTGAGTTCGATGCCGATCGTCGTGATATTTTCGGCAAAGTCTCCGGGTTTGACATCAAGCCCCATGTTCCGCATCTTCTCGATGCTCTCGAAGGCAAGCAGGCTTACCTGCCTGTGCCATTCCGAGGATGCATGGGCATCGCCCTCTATGCCGTATTCAGCCTTCAGCAACACATCCCGTACGGGCCTCTTTCTGACGCCTTTCCTGTCGCTGATGTTGAGAGAGACTATCTTTCCCATTGCCCTCTAAGGTAACACAAAGAAGTCGGCCGTCACAAGGGAACTACGCCACGCCTTCGGTTATGATCCCGCCGCCGATGACGGCATCACCCTTATAGAAGACCGCGCTCTGCCCAGGCGCCGGAGCCCACTGGGCCTCGTCGAAGACAACCTTTACCCTGCCGTCATGGAATGTGAGTACGGCAGGTTCGTCTTTCATGGTCGACCTGACCTTAACTCCTGCCCTCAAGAATGCCGGTCCTCCCTCACCAAGACCTCCGTGACGGACAAGCCAGTTCATCCTTGTGACATCGAACTCTCTGGTCATCGCCTGTTCCTTCGGACCCACATAAACGGCGTTTTCCCATGCG
This region includes:
- a CDS encoding MogA/MoaB family molybdenum cofactor biosynthesis protein, with translation MITVAVLTLSDKGSRGERKDLSGPMIGEMLADIGAEVKQYEILPDEKEMIKKRLVEYAEKVDLILTTGGTGLSPRDVTPDATREVIEREVPGIAEMMRSEGMKKTPRSMLSRAIAGIRGQTLIINLPGSPKAVQENLSTILAVIPHAVEKIKGDTTECAAQ
- a CDS encoding MOSC domain-containing protein, which gives rise to MGKIVSLNISDRKGVRKRPVRDVLLKAEYGIEGDAHASSEWHRQVSLLAFESIEKMRNMGLDVKPGDFAENITTIGIELTSLPLGTHLTIGDDIEVEVSQIGKECHTRCAIYYQAGDCVMPKEGIFVRVIKGGRVKEGDEIIAGRAG